The following coding sequences are from one Pigmentibacter sp. JX0631 window:
- a CDS encoding polyprenyl synthetase family protein: MNIKEINYYALDYNYFLKELSNFLEKDIYKNFPNEFIDFKPFLDKNLLTIAKDSMLAEGKRIRPLLCYWLFRNFSLENNSLVSLDIIEKNNKKLLDTVTQVAIGIEILHCASLVIDDIEDGSSERRGKVSLHLLHGMPKALNAGNWMYFLALKQFPAVSKSIAIETLFDCHIGQAFDLSSNDDFINKKYFYADENTRWSFYEKCVSLKTGKLIQLPLASLKKILNISDTDMNLINKIFNSYGIIYQIFDDLKNFIPELNKNKLYEDLNCGLRSAVVHSFIDILNEEEKELAYLEITKNNFKNFFLQHYKKIQSLEKCYYKASYLLHINSVQLETIQINRELKEYLSDIIEKPFDMIRKNIFSIIQVNYKLKMEETLSL; the protein is encoded by the coding sequence ATGAATATAAAAGAAATCAATTACTATGCATTAGACTATAATTACTTTCTAAAAGAATTAAGTAATTTTTTAGAAAAGGATATATATAAAAATTTTCCAAATGAATTTATAGATTTTAAACCATTTTTAGATAAAAATTTGCTAACAATTGCAAAAGATTCAATGCTTGCTGAAGGAAAAAGAATTAGACCTCTTTTGTGTTATTGGTTGTTTAGAAATTTTTCATTAGAAAATAATTCATTAGTTTCCTTAGATATTATTGAAAAAAATAACAAAAAATTGTTAGATACAGTAACTCAAGTAGCAATTGGAATTGAAATTTTGCATTGCGCAAGTTTGGTAATTGATGATATTGAAGATGGCAGTAGTGAGAGAAGAGGGAAAGTTTCATTACATTTATTGCACGGCATGCCGAAAGCTTTGAATGCTGGAAATTGGATGTACTTTTTAGCTTTAAAACAGTTTCCTGCTGTATCAAAATCAATTGCAATAGAGACTTTATTTGATTGTCACATAGGTCAGGCATTTGATTTATCTAGTAATGATGATTTTATTAATAAAAAATATTTTTATGCAGATGAAAATACCCGTTGGTCTTTTTACGAAAAATGTGTTTCTTTAAAAACTGGTAAATTAATTCAACTTCCTTTAGCATCTTTAAAAAAGATTTTAAATATTTCAGACACTGATATGAATTTAATAAATAAAATATTCAATTCATATGGCATTATTTATCAAATATTTGATGACCTAAAAAACTTTATTCCAGAATTAAATAAAAATAAATTGTATGAAGATCTTAATTGTGGATTAAGAAGTGCTGTTGTGCATTCTTTTATTGATATATTAAATGAAGAAGAAAAAGAACTAGCTTATTTAGAAATTACAAAAAATAATTTTAAAAATTTTTTTTTACAGCACTATAAGAAAATTCAGTCACTTGAAAAATGTTACTATAAAGCTTCATATTTGCTGCATATAAATTCTGTTCAATTAGAAACAATCCAAATTAATAGAGAATTAAAGGAATATTTGTCTGACATTATTGAAAAACCTTTTGATATGATCAGAAAAAATATTTTTTCTATTATTCAAGTGAATTACAAATTAAAAATGGAAGAAACGCTTTCGTTATGA
- a CDS encoding phytoene/squalene synthase family protein gives MKILKIDNCDISLLCSNNPIIFSKIDPKVSYEWFYIEIMKDDLHLVCILSYKDCFNLDKNSVEQQSIYFTLYKGKKIVAYSYVYFDDESNKNYKEELDQWLSGKNSVFSFWIPDHSLKKFININIKYEFKQNSEMSKLSENNEGHFWQFIDSGNNLSAVVNIYNVSEEFSFSHLCKRNSFFFDYPLKLKLQNQNYGVFDFKKASFYFDHNYGYSPLYSIKEPWYWWHEIIQNGTQVNYYFPHLESMYQVKKTNDQSKYSYTYEISNAKEINIIKKFKFNIFGIKYPKILNLNKEIVYDFTLESAPFYHRVKSFELRSTLEVLYPKKIENLFNQTLIKSRKIKIIKNISSKNEIRSYLNFSQICKKITYNHGKSFYISSLVLGEKQRNSSYFIYVLCRLIDDATDERNCFIDSSKIGSTFSNEILEYLWSECDLLSDDFIETFIQHLSNKVFSLVNYDSAIDFILSARILIKELELEKSYFIDLINGQKMDENFVQPLNISDLYLYCFRVAGVVGIMMAKIFHAKNNLIAMNAAEKLGCAMQITNILRDIKEDYENNRIYIPAELFSKYKIENFSLLFSNNYESIKKNNLINELVNLAILYYCEAIEGLKYIPSFRARLCVKLMIGVYGSILGKIVFDKSIVFKQRIVISHFKKLIIFFKILFGFHPLKVANLINEKELL, from the coding sequence ATGAAAATATTAAAAATTGATAATTGTGATATTTCTTTACTATGTTCAAATAATCCAATTATTTTTTCAAAAATAGATCCAAAAGTAAGTTACGAATGGTTTTACATTGAAATAATGAAAGATGATCTTCACTTAGTGTGCATATTATCATATAAAGATTGTTTTAACTTGGATAAAAATAGTGTTGAGCAGCAATCTATTTATTTTACCTTGTATAAAGGAAAAAAAATTGTAGCTTATAGTTATGTTTATTTTGATGATGAAAGTAATAAAAATTATAAAGAAGAACTTGATCAATGGCTAAGTGGAAAAAATAGTGTTTTCAGTTTCTGGATACCGGATCATTCTTTGAAAAAATTTATAAACATAAATATTAAATATGAATTTAAACAAAATTCAGAAATGAGCAAACTAAGTGAAAATAATGAGGGACACTTTTGGCAGTTTATTGATTCAGGAAATAATTTATCTGCTGTTGTTAATATATATAATGTTTCAGAAGAGTTTTCATTTTCGCATCTATGTAAAAGAAATTCATTCTTTTTTGACTATCCATTAAAATTAAAGCTCCAGAATCAAAATTATGGGGTCTTTGATTTTAAAAAAGCATCTTTCTATTTTGATCACAATTATGGCTATTCACCTTTATATTCTATAAAAGAACCTTGGTACTGGTGGCATGAAATTATACAAAATGGTACACAAGTTAATTACTATTTTCCACATTTAGAAAGTATGTATCAAGTTAAAAAAACTAATGATCAATCTAAATATTCTTATACATATGAAATATCAAATGCGAAAGAAATTAATATCATTAAAAAATTTAAATTTAATATTTTTGGTATAAAGTATCCTAAAATACTAAATTTAAATAAAGAAATAGTTTATGATTTCACCTTAGAATCAGCACCATTTTATCATAGAGTAAAGTCTTTTGAATTACGGAGTACATTAGAAGTTTTATACCCTAAAAAAATAGAAAATTTATTTAATCAAACTTTAATAAAATCTAGAAAAATTAAAATAATCAAAAATATCAGTTCTAAAAATGAAATAAGATCTTATTTAAATTTTTCTCAAATATGTAAAAAAATTACATACAATCATGGAAAATCATTTTATATTTCTTCTTTAGTTTTAGGAGAAAAGCAAAGAAATAGTTCTTACTTTATTTATGTTCTTTGTAGACTTATAGATGATGCAACCGATGAAAGAAACTGCTTTATTGACAGCAGTAAAATAGGTTCCACATTTTCGAATGAAATATTAGAATACCTTTGGTCAGAGTGTGATTTACTATCAGATGATTTTATTGAAACATTTATCCAACATTTAAGTAATAAAGTTTTTTCATTAGTAAACTATGATTCGGCAATAGATTTTATATTAAGTGCAAGGATTTTAATTAAAGAGTTAGAATTAGAAAAATCCTATTTTATTGATTTAATAAACGGCCAAAAAATGGATGAAAATTTTGTTCAACCATTGAATATTAGCGATTTGTATTTATATTGTTTTAGAGTTGCGGGTGTAGTTGGAATTATGATGGCTAAAATATTTCATGCTAAAAATAATTTAATAGCAATGAATGCAGCTGAAAAGTTAGGCTGCGCAATGCAAATAACAAATATTCTTAGAGATATAAAAGAAGATTATGAAAATAACCGTATTTATATACCTGCTGAATTATTTTCTAAATATAAGATTGAAAATTTTTCATTACTATTTTCTAATAACTATGAATCTATAAAGAAAAACAATTTAATTAATGAGCTTGTTAATTTAGCTATTTTATATTACTGTGAAGCTATTGAAGGATTAAAATATATCCCATCTTTTAGGGCTAGGCTGTGTGTTAAATTGATGATTGGAGTTTATGGCTCAATTTTGGGGAAAATTGTATTTGATAAATCAATTGTTTTTAAACAAAGAATTGTCATTTCACATTTCAAAAAGTTAATTATTTTTTTTAAAATTTTATTTGGATTTCATCCTTTAAAAGTTGCAAATCTGATTAACGAAAAGGAATTGTTATGA
- the crtI gene encoding phytoene desaturase family protein, translated as MSIFDVIVIGSGFGGLASALTLKSMGLNVAIIEALDKIGGRAYAEEKSGYKFDRGPSIITAPFLIDDIFQMSGVNREDYCKFVPVDPFYTVRYHDGSQVSHYNSQDKFLAEIANIAPTEIENVKEFFLYADKIFQKGFIELGDKNFANPFSMLGVAPQLLKLNAVRPVYSMVSKFVKDEKIRQFLSFHPLLIGGNPFRAAAVYSLINRLERAYGVYHPIGGMHVLAEAFKKRFTELGGLTFLSTPVEVVDKNVLGHFEITTPNGMFTAKNIVVNADMHRFVKSVLKNDAYPRKLSRKLEKADLSMSAFLLYLGTNKTWPELSQHTIALGPRYKELLDDIFIKKIEFEDFSVYIHIPTRTDASLAPKGGEVIYALVPVPNLLSQTNWDNYKSVMVERVKKFLAEKFMPGLEESIICESIFTPSDFESTLKSHLGNAFGLEPWILQSAGFRPSNSSPEIDGLYFVGANTQPGAGLPGVILSSRITCRLLAKDIGATKMPSLLAKLPSTYSYINSI; from the coding sequence ATGAGTATTTTTGATGTTATAGTAATTGGTAGTGGATTTGGCGGTTTGGCTAGTGCATTGACTTTGAAAAGCATGGGATTAAATGTTGCTATTATTGAAGCTCTAGATAAAATAGGTGGACGAGCATATGCCGAAGAAAAATCTGGATATAAATTTGATAGAGGTCCTTCGATAATTACCGCACCCTTTTTAATAGATGATATATTTCAGATGTCAGGAGTAAATAGAGAAGATTATTGTAAGTTTGTTCCTGTTGATCCTTTTTATACCGTTAGATACCATGATGGAAGTCAAGTAAGTCATTATAATTCTCAAGATAAATTTCTTGCTGAAATTGCAAATATAGCTCCAACAGAAATAGAAAATGTGAAAGAATTTTTTTTGTATGCAGACAAAATTTTTCAAAAAGGATTTATTGAATTGGGGGATAAAAATTTTGCTAATCCATTTTCTATGCTAGGGGTTGCACCCCAATTATTAAAACTGAATGCAGTACGACCAGTGTATTCAATGGTTTCTAAATTCGTTAAGGATGAAAAAATTCGCCAGTTTTTAAGCTTCCATCCATTGCTTATTGGTGGAAACCCTTTTCGTGCAGCTGCTGTGTATAGTTTAATTAATCGACTTGAAAGAGCCTATGGAGTTTATCATCCAATTGGTGGAATGCATGTTTTAGCTGAAGCATTTAAAAAACGTTTTACTGAATTAGGTGGTTTAACGTTTTTATCAACTCCTGTAGAAGTTGTTGATAAAAATGTTTTAGGGCATTTTGAAATTACAACACCAAATGGAATGTTTACTGCAAAAAATATTGTTGTAAATGCAGATATGCATCGTTTCGTTAAATCCGTTTTAAAAAATGATGCATATCCTAGAAAACTATCTAGAAAGTTGGAAAAGGCAGACTTAAGCATGTCAGCTTTTTTACTGTATTTAGGAACGAATAAAACTTGGCCTGAATTATCTCAACATACAATAGCTTTAGGTCCAAGATATAAAGAATTACTTGATGATATATTTATTAAGAAAATAGAATTTGAAGATTTTAGTGTTTATATCCATATTCCTACAAGAACAGATGCTTCTCTAGCGCCGAAAGGTGGAGAAGTTATTTATGCTTTGGTACCTGTGCCAAATTTACTAAGTCAAACAAATTGGGATAACTATAAATCTGTAATGGTTGAGAGAGTAAAGAAATTCTTGGCAGAAAAGTTTATGCCTGGATTAGAAGAATCAATTATCTGTGAAAGTATTTTTACTCCTAGCGATTTTGAATCGACTTTAAAAAGCCATTTGGGAAATGCATTTGGTTTAGAACCTTGGATTTTGCAAAGTGCAGGCTTTAGACCTTCAAACAGTTCACCTGAAATTGATGGATTATATTTTGTTGGAGCAAATACTCAACCAGGAGCTGGATTACCAGGAGTTATATTAAGTTCGAGGATTACTTGCAGATTATTAGCAAAAGATATTGGAGCTACTAAAATGCCTTCTCTGCTGGCAAAATTACCTTCAACTTATTCGTATATTAATTCAATTTGA